CGAAACGGCATCATGGTGGGGGCATTTTTCTCCTTCCTGTTTCAATATGGCTTGGTCAAGGAAACGATTTTGACCGTGTTCATTCACGGAACGCTCGAATTGTCAGCAATCGTGATCGCAGGTGCGGCAGGGTTTGAAGTGGGGCATAGCATTCTCTTCCCTCGAACGTACTCACGGATCGAATCACTCAAAATGGGCGCGATGCGCGGGGTGAAGATTGTCATGGGCTTGGTGCCGGTTTTCATCATGGCCGGATTCCTGGAGGGTTTCGTGACGCGTCATACCGACATGCCGGCGATCGTGAGCCTGGCAATCATCTTCGGATCCTTGGCCTTTATCGTCTATTATTTCATCATTTACCCGCTCCAACTGCATGCTGCACATGCCGACGAGCCGCAATTAGCAAGCAATGAGCCCAGCTACGGAAAGAATTGAGCTGCTGCGCAAGCGCAGCTTCGGCGAGGTAGTCGGCGACACCTTCGCCTTTATTCGGCTGAATCTTGCAGTGATCCTCAAGGTTCACTTCCTTTTTTCATTGCCCGTCATCCTCGTGACGGCAGGGATTTTCCTGCTGCTTTTCAGGGATCATTTTTCCTTGCTCCATACGATCGATTCGGGCCCGTTTGAAGATTCGATTGCGTTCCGTGACGACTTCACCAACAGCGCTGTCTCGATCTTTTTCTCGATGATGGCGATGATTCCGGTGAGTACCACAACATTCCTCATCGTTGACCGCTACTATCACAGTGAGACGGGCAAGGTGACATTCGAGGATGTCGTGTCTGTTGCCAAGCGGAAATATCTGCCTGTATTGGCCGCCAAACTTGTGATCGCCCCGATCATCTTCTTTACGAGCCTCATCCTCGTTTTGCCCGGACTCGCATTCTTCACCTTATTTATGTGTGTCGAATTGTTGATCATTCAGCACAACTTCGGGATCTTCAAGGCCATCGGGAAGTCTTCGAATATCATGACCAAATTTTTCTGGTCGCCTTTCCTGAACAACCTGCTTTTCTTGACGATTTACCTGATTTTCACGGCTTTGATGGCGGTTCCGGTCGGGATTTTGGAAAATGCGTTGGAACTCACGACGACGACCATCGATTTGGACAGTCCTTGGACGATTGTCGTATTGGCCTTGAAAACCTTCAATACCATTCTCGGTTTCATTCTCTACACGATCCCGACGGTGGCGATGGCCTTGATGTATTACTCGATTCGGGAAACGTCAAGCAAGGCAACGATCATGGAAAGGATCCGTGCGATTGGAACGGAAAAGAAGAAAACCCCAACTTATCAGCTCGGCGATGAACAGTACTAAACACATGCTTCGCATTTTGGGCTTGGCGGTACTGCTATTGGGCATCACGCCAAGCACGAAGGCATTTGTGGCAGTTCCACCGCCTCATAACGACTATCAGGAGCGTGGTTTTGACCAGGACAAACTCAAGGAATACCGCGAGAATGCCAAATATCAATACCACCGCGACAAGCCTGAGCCGCCTAAAAGGAAAGCGAAGCCTCGGGAAAAACGCAAATATGTAGACACACAACCGGTCTACCGCGACAGCCCAAGGACTGACTTTTCGGGTGCATTAAAAGGTGTATTTTGGGTCCTCATCATTGGTGCAGCGATTTTTGTCCTGTTTCAATTGCTGAAAATCAACTTCAAAGGTCTCCTCAAGAAAAAATCGGACAAAGCCAAAGTGGTCAAGGAAACTGAAATTCCGGTGGAAGAGGACATCACCAAGATGGAATTTGAAGACCTGCTCCAACAGGCGGTCGATGCGGGACGGTACCGCGTAGCGGTGCGCTTGCTTTACTTGCGCACCTTGCGGCAGCTCACCGATCAAGGGCTCATCCATTGGAAACCTGAGAAAACCAACCATGACTACCTGCGTGAGTTGACCGACAAGCGTTTGCGGCCGGGTTTCAGCGACGTGACCTTGATTTTCGAGTACATCTGGTACGGCGAATTCCCCGTCAACAAAGACGACTTCAACCTCGCCCGCGCTTCTTTCATTCAGTTTGAACAATCAATGCGCCAACCACATGCGGTCTAAAGCTCCCTATATCGTATTGGCCGTTTTGTTTGTCGGCTATATCCTGCTCGAGGTGCTTGGTCCGCAAGCCACGAACTGGACCCCGTCTTATCAGCAGGACAAGGCTACGCCTTTTGGCAGCGAATTGGTTTATCAGCGGCTGCCGGACCTTTTCCCCGATGTCGAAATCAAAACCGTTGAAGAAAGTCCAACCAAGGTCTTGAAGCTCTTCGAAAAAGAGCGCGCCAACTACATCATCATTCAGGAAGAATTCAAAACGGACCAATTTGAAGCCCGCGCCTTGCTTGACTTTGTGCGGCGGGGAAATGACGTTTTCATTGCTGCGAATATCTTTGAGGGTTCCCTGGCGGATTCGCTTTCCGTTGGAAATCTGGAGCAATTCTGGTCGATTTTTGACGATCTGAACAACGACCCGGCCAAGGACGACTATCTCAGCTTCTCGGAGGACTATGATCCTGACCAGAAGCACTTTCCGCTCTTGGACAATGTTGTCTACAACAGCTTTTACACGGGTGGCGACGAGGTGTTGAGCACCAACAAAACCGAACGGAGCATGTTCATCCGCATTGACATGGGCGAAGGCAGCTTCTACCTGCATTCGGTGCCGCTCATGTTTACGAATTACTTCATGGTCGATCCCGTCAACAATCAGTACATCAGCAAGGCCTTGTCCTTTTTGCCGGTGCAAGATGTGATTTGGGACGAATATTTCAAGCCGGGAAAGGTCAAAACGGATTCACCCGTCGGCCATTTGTTGGAGCAACCTTCGCTGCGTTGGGCCTGGATTCTGGCCTTGGTGGGCGTGTTGCTGTTCATGGTCTTCGAAAGCAAACGCAAGCAACGCATCATTCCGGTGATCGAGCCGCTCAACAATACGACTTTGGAGTTCACCAAGACGGTCGGCATGCTCTACTTTGCACACGGCGACCACAAAGACATCAGCGAAAAGAAAATCAAGTTTTTGTTTGAGTACATTCGCAACCGTTGGAGCCTTCCTACCAACGACCTCGGCTCTGATTTCCGTGAGAAGCTCACTGCAAAGTCAGGTGTTCACCGCATGGAAATCGAGCAATTGTTCACGCAAATTGAGCGCATTCACAAGGCAAAAGATGTCGACGAAGAAGCATTGTTGCAGCTTTCACGCTGGATTGACGACTTCTACGCCAAATCGAAATAAAATTCATTCATTTCAATTCTACAACCCAAGGAAAGATAGACGTTCGCATGGATACACCTGAAATGTTTCAAAAGAGCAGGCTCGACCTGACCGAGTTGCGCGATGGCGTGGCACGCATGAAAGAAGAAGTCGGCAAGGTCATTGTCGGCCAAGAAAAAGTCCTCGAATTGCTGATCGTGGCATTGCTTGCCGATGGGCACGTCTTGATTGAGGGTGTCCCGGGTGTAGCCAAGACGCTGACCGCCAAGCTACTCGCCCGCACATTCAGCGTTGATTTCTCACGTATCCAATTCACGCCTGACTTGATGCCGAGCGACGTTTTGGGCACCTCGATCTTCAACCAAAAGACCAGTGACTTCGAATTCCGCCGCGGGCCGATTTTCAGCAACATCGTGCTGATCGACGAAATCAACCGTGCCCCTGCCAAGACGCAAGCCGCCTTGTTTGAGGCCATGGAAGAGCGTCAAGTCACGATGGATGGCACGACCTACAAGCTTGCGCCACCGTTTATCGTGCTTGGCAACCCAAAACCCCGTAGAACACGAAGGCACTTACCGCTTACCGGAAGCACAGCTCGACCGTTTCATCTTCAAGGTCACGATCGACTATCCGAGCCTCCATGAAGAGGAATCGATCATTCGAGGGCACCATACGCGCCAATTTGCCGATCCGGTGTCCATGATCACGCCGGTCATGAGCGCCGACAAAGTCGCTGCCTACCGCGCCAAAGTCCGCGAAATCCATGTCGAGGAAAAACTGATCAATTACATCGCCCGCTTGGTCAATGACACCCGCCAAAACAAATCCCTGTTTTTGGGTGCCTCCCCACGTGCGTCGATCGCGATTCTGAATACTTCCAAAGCCATGGCGGCCATCCGGGGACGTGATTTCATTACCCCTGAAGACATCCGCGAAGTGACATTGCCCGTGATGCAACACCGCGTGATCCTCACGCCTGAGCGCGAGATGGAAGGCCTGAAGCCTGCGGACATCATCCGCGATATCATCCAAAAAATCGAGGTGCCGAGGTAGTGAAGAAATTTTTCCAAAGCCTCTACCTGAGCCCCAGGCTGTTTCTCGCATTGGCAATCAATGTCGAATTGTTCATCAATGCCTACTTTTTGCCACCGGCATTCATCTTTGCGATCGGCGCCTTGGGCTTGACCGTGACGGCATTTTTGGTCGATCTCGCGGTGCTGTACCGCGTGCAAAAAGGCATCGTTGCGCGCCGGAATACCCCCGAAAAACTCAGCAACGGCGACGAAAACGAGATTACCCTGGAACTCGAGAACTATTACAACTTCACGATCAAAACGGAAATCTTCGACGAATTGCCCTTTCAGTTCCAGAAGCGGGACACAAGCTTCCTAGCACAGGTGAGTTCAGGGGCGTTACAGGAGCTCAAATACACCATTCGCCCGACCAAACGTGGCGAATATGAATTTGGGGCGGTGAAGGTCTATGCCAAAACGCCGCTCGGCTTGGTGAGTCGACGCTTTGTCTTCGAGCAGGGCAAAACCTTGCCGGTGTACCCGAGCTACATGCAAATGCGCCAATACGAAATCATGGCGATGAGCAACCGTTTGCAAGACATCGGTGTGAAGCGCATTCGCAAACTCGGACATAGCATGGAGTTTGAGCAAATCCGCGATTATGTGGTGGGCGACGACCTCCGGACCCTGAATTGGAAAGCGACAGCCCGTTCGGGGCGGTACATGGTGAACCAATACACCGAGGAAAAATCGCAGCCCATTTATTGCATGATCGACAAGGGCCGGATGATGAAAATGCCCTTCAAAGGCCTTAGCCTGCTGGATTATGCGATCAACGCCACCTTGGTGATGAGCAACATCGCGATTTACAAGCAGGACAGGGCGGGTTTGATCACATTCGCCGAGGAAATGGGCGTGGTGCTCAAGGCCAAACGCAATGCAACGCAGATGCAGGCCATTACGGAGATTCTCTACAACCAAAAAACGCGGTACCTGGAAAGCGACTTCGAATTGTTGTACACCAACATCCGGCGGCAGATCAATCACCGTTCGTTGATGCTGATTTTCACCAACTTCGACAGCCTATCGGCGATGCACCGGCAGCTTCCCTACCTGCGTCGACTGAACAAAGACCATTTGCTCGTGGTCATCTTTTTTGAAAACACCGAATTGCAGGAACTCATCCTCGCCCCTGCCAATACGACCGAAGAAGTCTATCTCAAAACCGTCGCCGAAAAATTCGCCTTTGAGAAGCGGCAGATCGTGCGGGAGCTGAACCTGCATGGGATCCAATCGATTTTGACCGCGCCGGAGAATTTGACGGTGAATACTTTGAATAAGTATTTGGAGTTGAAGGCGAGAGGGGTGATTTAGAGTGTGAGTGGGAGTACGAGGAAGCAGGCAAAATTGCTATCTTTGGTGAAAATGAAATTGGCATGATCAAGCGACTCGTCGTTGAGAAATTATATGATCGATTTGATTTTGATCTTCATTTCAATGAGGATTTGAATCTATTGACAGGGAGGAATGGATCTGGTAAGACGACGTTGATGAAATTGATGTGGGGGATGCTGAGCGGGAGAATTGGAGATGTAGCCATGTACCCAAGCGTCGAGAACTTATTATTGGAAGTGACCGAAGGAACACTTTTTCAAGGGACGAAAGAAAAGGAACTTCGATTATTTGGACACAACCTTCTTAGCGAGCGTAAATTTGTTGCAAGAGCTGATCTTTCGAAAAATGCCAAAAACATCGGATATTCAATCGGGGATGTCCAACAGATTCTCCCAGGGCGAGTAAGTCAATACCTTGAATCAGCAAGATGCTCACTTTATTTCCCAACTTTCCGCAGGAATGAAGGAGGCTACGAATTTCTCAGCGTCCCGCAACCAGTAGGTCAGAATCCGCTTGCAGATGAGAATTTGGCAAATATGATCCGCGCAGCAAGTAACGGGCCTCGGGAATTCCATGTATTTGTGAATTATTCTTCGACGATTGACATCGAATTTATCATTGCTTCGATACAGGCGAACATTGCAAATCAGACACAAAAACTTGAAAAGGAGCAAAGTGACTTCGTTTTGCAATTGACTGTTAATGTCGAGGGCGATGAAAGAGCAATTCTTCAAGCCATCAGGTCCAAGCAGGAAGAAACGAATGCCAAGGTGGCCGAATTGATGAAGCCGCTCACTAAGCTCTCAGAGATGATTGCGATTCTGTTCAAGGGCAAAGGCGTTCAGGTTTCGGGGAATCTCACCCTGGGCGACAATTTGGAGGCCATTCATTCTGAGCATCTCAGCTCTGGCGAAAAGCAAATGCTCAGTCTTCTTGCCTATTGTTCGATTTGCAAGAACACGATCATCTTTATCGACGAACCCGAGCTCAGCCTCAGCGTAGATTGGCAGCGGCTGTTGGTGCCGATGTTGCTTGACATTCCTAATGGGAATCAATATTTTATGGCTACGCATTCCCCCATGATTTACGCATTGTATCCTGATAAAGACATTTTCTTAGACTCAGACAAAGGAGGAAACTGAGATGCCCGTACCGCAACAAACTGCCGCCGAAATTAGTGCAGAAATGGCTAAGTCTTCTCTTCCCACAGTACTGATTGAAGGCAAGACCGATGCATTGATTTTTCGGAGGATACAAAGCCGCCTCGGCCTAGCGGAATTCACTTTTTTCCCTTGCGGTTCGCGGAGTCACTTGCTCGCCGTTTTTGAGCAATTCCGTCCGAATGTTAGTAGTCGTATTGCATTTTTCGCCGACAGGGATTTATGGTATTTCGATGGTGTACCGGCCAAGTTCTCCGATGTGATCTTCACCTTCGGCTACAGCATCGAGAATGATTTGTATTTCGATGGAAAGGAGCGCTTGGATGAATTACTTGATCCTGGCGAGTTCCAATTCCTACAAATACTCCTTCAGAATGTCTGCAATTGGTTTGGGTTTGAAATTGGACTACGAACTCAAGGAATGGCGCCAGAATATGCAAAACATAGCATCCTCAATCCATTGGTGATACCAAAACAAAAGCCTGACTTTGAGCCAAGTTTTTTGAGTGCAAGAGGCTACTCAATGCCAGAGACGCAACTGCAGGAATTCATCCAACGGGATGAGCTTGCAGGCCTGCAGGGCAAAATTCTGTTTGATTGCTTCAAAAAGGTGTTCGATGATTTCAGGGAAAAGGACCAAGCCAAATTTGCGCATTCCCAACTCCACGAACTCTGCTTGATTGAAGGAATTTCCGCATCAAATCCCACTTCCCGTATCAATCAAATCATCACTGCTATACAACTCAAGTTGCAATAAGGATCTCCATACCAGCACACCGGCCGACCGGCTGCGGCGGGTACTTCGTAAACCGCGTGTCCTCCTTGGCCTTCTCACACATCATAAAAACACTGCCGCGCGCGTTGTTGGTCGTGCGCAGGTGGCGGCAGCGGTGGCAAAGACTTGTGGGAAAGGGCAAGCGATCCATACTGCGAAATTCGGGGGAATGGGTTGGTTTTGCAAGTCGGGTTGCCTGTAAAGGCTAACGCAAAAAGCCTTCCCGATTCAGGAAGGCTTCGTGCTTGCTTCAGACATCAATCCTTACAATGCTTGACTTCGCCGTCGCCATGCTGTTGAATGTACATCAGTTGCGCGGGACCGTAGTAGTGAACAAAACCTTGACCGGAATGACTGATCGAAATCTTCTCCTCGGCAAAGACTTCCACATTGCCTTGCGCCTGATTCTTGAGCGTCAATTCCTTTGCCAGCAAGTCCTTGGCAAAAAGATGGCCTTCGCTTTGGTTTTTGATATCGACGAGCCCGCTCCTGCCTTTCAACGTCACATTACCCTCGGCTTGCAAGAGGACTTTGAGCTGCGGCGTTTGAAAATTCAGCTCGGTATTGCCTTCGGTTTGGACTTTGATATCCAAAGGTGACTGAATGTGAATCAATTGCGGACAAACCACGTCTCCACCTTCGCAGCGCACGACCAAATGATCGAGTTGCCGCAAATAGATCCGCACGACCGCCCGGGTAAAAACTGGAGTGCGCAAAACCCCTTCCGTGGTCACAAACAACGTACTCCCGCTGTTGACCGCGCTGAAATATTCTGCGAGATTTTCGTCCATCTCCACCTCCACTTTCTCCTCATCGGACTGAATCAACTCCGTCAGGCCCTTCACAGCGACATGCAACCGCAAAAAGGAACTCACTTGAAACGTTTTGGAAACCATCGTTCCATTGCCTTGTACTTGTACCATTTGTCTCAGTTTTTTAAATGAAACCATTCTTATCCTGCTTTGAATTGTGTGTACAATCGTTTCAAAAGGTGCGCATCTCATTGTCGAATTGTTGCACGAATTCGATAGGACAAAGATAGCGGGAGTTGAAGGCAACCATTATTATATCAAACGGATAATACTTTATATTTACAGGATCAATATGTGAAATGCCGAAATCACCTTCCAAGGATTCCGAACTTCAGAATTCGCTGCTATCGGAGGGTAAAACCGCTCCCATTTCGTCCTTTTTCAAATTGGAAGACATCATCTTGGAGGCGGGATGCCTACAACGGCGAATGTGGCAGCTCAGCGACATTCGCATCACGTACTATGAAGGCCGACTTGTGGACATCGACAGCACTCTTTTGAAACTGTCCCAACAAACTGTGACGATGCTTTTCGTTCAAAAAGGTGGCATTCGTGTGGAATTCGGCGGAAATGCAGAAGGTCGTTGCCTGAAAACAGCGATGCAGAATTGTTTCTATTCGGCGAATGAACCGGTGCAAGTGTGGTCGGAGGAATTGGAGGTCGGGTTTTGGTGCATTGAATTTTCGAAGGCGTGCTTTTTGGAATATGCTTTGGAAGCTACTCCGTCTTGGGGCGAATTCACTGCCGCCATCGACCAAAATCAGGCCTCAACATTGTTGTCGCGCTCTGCATTTCTTGATTTGTCGATCCAATCCTGTTTGCAGAGCATCTTGAATT
This DNA window, taken from Bacteroidota bacterium, encodes the following:
- a CDS encoding DUF4129 domain-containing protein, encoding MNSTKHMLRILGLAVLLLGITPSTKAFVAVPPPHNDYQERGFDQDKLKEYRENAKYQYHRDKPEPPKRKAKPREKRKYVDTQPVYRDSPRTDFSGALKGVFWVLIIGAAIFVLFQLLKINFKGLLKKKSDKAKVVKETEIPVEEDITKMEFEDLLQQAVDAGRYRVAVRLLYLRTLRQLTDQGLIHWKPEKTNHDYLRELTDKRLRPGFSDVTLIFEYIWYGEFPVNKDDFNLARASFIQFEQSMRQPHAV
- a CDS encoding DUF4350 domain-containing protein, with translation MRSKAPYIVLAVLFVGYILLEVLGPQATNWTPSYQQDKATPFGSELVYQRLPDLFPDVEIKTVEESPTKVLKLFEKERANYIIIQEEFKTDQFEARALLDFVRRGNDVFIAANIFEGSLADSLSVGNLEQFWSIFDDLNNDPAKDDYLSFSEDYDPDQKHFPLLDNVVYNSFYTGGDEVLSTNKTERSMFIRIDMGEGSFYLHSVPLMFTNYFMVDPVNNQYISKALSFLPVQDVIWDEYFKPGKVKTDSPVGHLLEQPSLRWAWILALVGVLLFMVFESKRKQRIIPVIEPLNNTTLEFTKTVGMLYFAHGDHKDISEKKIKFLFEYIRNRWSLPTNDLGSDFREKLTAKSGVHRMEIEQLFTQIERIHKAKDVDEEALLQLSRWIDDFYAKSK
- a CDS encoding DUF58 domain-containing protein encodes the protein MKKFFQSLYLSPRLFLALAINVELFINAYFLPPAFIFAIGALGLTVTAFLVDLAVLYRVQKGIVARRNTPEKLSNGDENEITLELENYYNFTIKTEIFDELPFQFQKRDTSFLAQVSSGALQELKYTIRPTKRGEYEFGAVKVYAKTPLGLVSRRFVFEQGKTLPVYPSYMQMRQYEIMAMSNRLQDIGVKRIRKLGHSMEFEQIRDYVVGDDLRTLNWKATARSGRYMVNQYTEEKSQPIYCMIDKGRMMKMPFKGLSLLDYAINATLVMSNIAIYKQDRAGLITFAEEMGVVLKAKRNATQMQAITEILYNQKTRYLESDFELLYTNIRRQINHRSLMLIFTNFDSLSAMHRQLPYLRRLNKDHLLVVIFFENTELQELILAPANTTEEVYLKTVAEKFAFEKRQIVRELNLHGIQSILTAPENLTVNTLNKYLELKARGVI
- a CDS encoding AAA family ATPase, whose amino-acid sequence is MIKRLVVEKLYDRFDFDLHFNEDLNLLTGRNGSGKTTLMKLMWGMLSGRIGDVAMYPSVENLLLEVTEGTLFQGTKEKELRLFGHNLLSERKFVARADLSKNAKNIGYSIGDVQQILPGRVSQYLESARCSLYFPTFRRNEGGYEFLSVPQPVGQNPLADENLANMIRAASNGPREFHVFVNYSSTIDIEFIIASIQANIANQTQKLEKEQSDFVLQLTVNVEGDERAILQAIRSKQEETNAKVAELMKPLTKLSEMIAILFKGKGVQVSGNLTLGDNLEAIHSEHLSSGEKQMLSLLAYCSICKNTIIFIDEPELSLSVDWQRLLVPMLLDIPNGNQYFMATHSPMIYALYPDKDIFLDSDKGGN
- a CDS encoding DUF2807 domain-containing protein codes for the protein MVQVQGNGTMVSKTFQVSSFLRLHVAVKGLTELIQSDEEKVEVEMDENLAEYFSAVNSGSTLFVTTEGVLRTPVFTRAVVRIYLRQLDHLVVRCEGGDVVCPQLIHIQSPLDIKVQTEGNTELNFQTPQLKVLLQAEGNVTLKGRSGLVDIKNQSEGHLFAKDLLAKELTLKNQAQGNVEVFAEEKISISHSGQGFVHYYGPAQLMYIQQHGDGEVKHCKD
- a CDS encoding helix-turn-helix transcriptional regulator, which encodes MPKSPSKDSELQNSLLSEGKTAPISSFFKLEDIILEAGCLQRRMWQLSDIRITYYEGRLVDIDSTLLKLSQQTVTMLFVQKGGIRVEFGGNAEGRCLKTAMQNCFYSANEPVQVWSEELEVGFWCIEFSKACFLEYALEATPSWGEFTAAIDQNQASTLLSRSAFLDLSIQSCLQSILNSTGNSRSSRLFLRAKVLELLAHQTECSESQNTTIQRFVKKDYDRERLLFAKEYLLKSMALPPSLPDLARIAGINEFKLKRGFKEMFGDTVFGFLAKTRLALAKTALEKGQQTASEIAFELGFSSLQHFSTAFKKQFGVSPRHFAKD